The genomic segment GCCGGCTATCGACATGGAGTGAGCTTACTGGCGGTGCTGCGGCGTGAACCGGGGGAGGCGCCGGTGCGCGAGAAGCCGACTAACATCGCGCCCGACCTGTTCGACCCTTATGCGACCAACACGCCGGCGGCCGCATGAGCGTCACGACGCTTGTCATCCCGTGCTACAACGAGGCGCGCCGCCTGCGGCTGAACGCCTTCGCCTCGCACCTGAAAACCGATCGGTCGACGCGATTCTTGTTTGTGGACGACGGCAGCACGGACGAGACTGCCGCCATGCTCGCCGATTTTTGCCGCGAGCGGGGGTCGCAGTGTCGGCTGCTGCGGCTGACACGCAACGGTGGCAAGGCCGAGGCAGTGCGGCAAGGCATGCTGTCGGCGTTGTTCTGGTCCGAAGGGAGATTGGAGGAACCTGCCCGGAAAGCCGCCGCCGCGCTCGTGACCGCGCCGGGAGACGGCGAAGGACCGGCCGAGCGGGCAGAGGGAGAATCGCCGCGCGCGAACCCGCCACGGGGAGAATATGTCGGATTTTGGGACGCCGATCTGGCGACGCCGCTTGCGGCGCTAGCGGAGTTTCGCGAGGTGCTGGATCACGACAAGCGGATCGAATGGGTGTTTGGCTCGCGAATTCGCTTGCTGGGGCGCGCGATCGAGCGGCAACCGCTGCGGCACTATTTGGGACGCGGGTGGGCCACCGCGGTTTCGCTGCTGCTGCGCTTGCCGGTGTACGACACACAATGCGGCGCGAAATTGTTTCGGGCGAACGACGAGTTGCGGAGCGTGCTATCCGATCCGTTCATTTCGCGGTGGGTGTTCGACGTGGAGTTGATTGCGCGGTTGATATGCGCACGGCGACGATGGGGTGGGGCGCCAGCGACGGCGGCCATTTTTGAGTCGCCGCTACGCGAATGGCGCGATGTGGAGGGCTCGAAGGTGCGGCCGCGCGATTTCTGGAAAGGAGCGGTCGATTTGGCGCGCATTTACCGCCATTATCGCCGCTGCCTGCGCGGCGCCGTTGACCATGCCAAAGGGCAAACTTAAGATAAATCGCCTGTTACGGTGGCTGTAGCTCAGTTGGTTAGAGCGCCAGATTGTGGTTCTGGATGTCGAGGGTTCGAATCCCTTCAGCCACCCTGAAAGAGCGCTCGTTGCAAGGCGATTGCAACGGGCGTTTTTTTGTGGCCAGCGCCAGACAGGGCCATGCGCGGCGGGCGATTTTGATGGTGGCGCTTGTCAAGCTGTGAGACTCGGCTACAGTCATTGGCGCACGCCGTGTGCCAATTCGACGCCTCGAAGAGGGTGGCCTGTCATGTCGCGATCGAGTCTTACGCAACTAGCGCAAATCGCCGCGTGTTGGTTGCTATGGTGCGCGGCGTATTGTTGGCAACCGACGCCCGTGGCAGCTCAACTCCGCTCCAACCGCGCTGAACCGGCGCGGCCCGTCAACGGCGCGGAACAGGCAATTCGCGCCGCGGCGCAGGCGTATGCCAAGGCGTACAACGCCGGCGACGCTCGGGCGCTGGCCGCGCTGTGGACCGAAGACGGCGACTACACCGATGAACTGGGCGCCAACTTTCAGGGGCGCGGCGCGATTCAAGAGCATTTCGACCGCATATTCAAAGAGCATTCTGGCGTCCGACTTGAAGTGCGAACCGAAGGGATTCGCTTTTTGGGGCCGGCGGTGGCGATCGAGTCGGGAATCGCCATTGCCACGCCGCCCGAGGGGAGCGCGACCTCGGCGCGCTATACGGCGGTGCAGGTGGAGCGGGACGGCGCCTGGCTACTGGCCAGCGTGCGCGACGCGCCGCACGTCGCCACATCGAACTACGAACATCTGAGCGATCTCGACTGGCTGGTTGGCCAGTGGCGGGCCGACTCTCCCGAGGGCCAACTCAAGGTCAAATACGAGTGGACGGCCAACAAGAACTTTCTGGTGCGCACCTACACGGTTCAGCAAGGA from the Pirellulales bacterium genome contains:
- a CDS encoding glycosyltransferase, whose translation is MSVTTLVIPCYNEARRLRLNAFASHLKTDRSTRFLFVDDGSTDETAAMLADFCRERGSQCRLLRLTRNGGKAEAVRQGMLSALFWSEGRLEEPARKAAAALVTAPGDGEGPAERAEGESPRANPPRGEYVGFWDADLATPLAALAEFREVLDHDKRIEWVFGSRIRLLGRAIERQPLRHYLGRGWATAVSLLLRLPVYDTQCGAKLFRANDELRSVLSDPFISRWVFDVELIARLICARRRWGGAPATAAIFESPLREWRDVEGSKVRPRDFWKGAVDLARIYRHYRRCLRGAVDHAKGQT
- a CDS encoding SgcJ/EcaC family oxidoreductase, yielding MAAQLRSNRAEPARPVNGAEQAIRAAAQAYAKAYNAGDARALAALWTEDGDYTDELGANFQGRGAIQEHFDRIFKEHSGVRLEVRTEGIRFLGPAVAIESGIAIATPPEGSATSARYTAVQVERDGAWLLASVRDAPHVATSNYEHLSDLDWLVGQWRADSPEGQLKVKYEWTANKNFLVRTYTVQQGDQLRRAGTQIIGWDPRGGQIASWHFDSDGGFGQDRWSQDGQQWFITADAVLRDGSESVATNILKPLDANRFTWHSIDRSLNSAPLPDTEAITLNRVAAAPDNQPSNR